The DNA window TTATCAATTTTGTAAAtagtattattcttattatttaaaatacaatacTTATCTAATCATATACGGACGTTGAGATtggaaatcaataaaaaaaaagtcaTACTAATGGAGGTGCACTAAAATATGTTAAGAAATACACAAACAAAAAGtttgaattaaaaaaacaattaaaaataataattataaacttttattaaaatcaatatataatttttaaaaaattacttacCTCTTAACGCAAGTTAATTTtaccttataataattattttaactaaTAAAGAGTATTTTACATTGTAAATACTAACAACATAATGTAATATATATTTcatatctaaaaaaaattaagtgaaaaataGTATTAGAGTATTAAATAAATGTATGGTGATTGAGTATTGTACGCTAGTCTTCTGTATATCAAATTTGATTTGTTCCTTACTATACATTCAGTTTTCCATTGTCTATTCTGTGTTATGTTTTAGTTCCCATTCAATTATTATGAATCAACAATAGTATTATAGAAACaatgtattattttcaaaacttttaaaaaatttaagagaaCGATGAAGATCTTAATACAAATGTTTTATATCAAAATTAGGATATAGTTTTTCTCCTAATTGTTTCAGAGTACATTCGTTCTTTGAAGATATAAATTTATAcacgtgatttttttttaatgaaaaataattacATAGTTAAAAGGACACAAATAatatagttaattttttttaataagcaattaatTAATAGGGAGTAAAAAGGTTACTCCGccaaaaataaaaggaaagctCCTAAGCCTCAAAACATGAGAGCAGAAGGATATTCCAACAATAGAAATTACAATGTTCCACCCGTTTATAATACGAATTAAGCCACCTCCAAGAGTTAAACACAATCTCCGTCATACAATCCGTGAAGCTAAAAAATTCACTTTTGAATATCAACGCGTTGCGTTTGAGCCACAAACTCCACACCGTGGAAAGCCAAATCACCGCCTCTATAGACCTCTTGATTGCACACTTTATCTTGCTACAATTGTGAAAGAAATTCACAAAATCCTCCAAATATATTGTTGAGCCAAGGTCCGACCACCCATAAGTGTATATCAATAATATACACTTATGTTTCTTGGCCTTCTTGTCTATCAATATACctataaagataaaattattattggttttcgaCAAAGACCACGTGACTGAATGCCAAATCATGATAAGACCACCCTACTCATAACCAAATCCCTTAAAGTGGAGAAAATATCAAATAAAGATAGATTATCACCTAGTTAGATAATTACCTTCTCCAACCACCGAAAAATCAAATACCACAAGGAAGCAGGGAAAGAACAAGTGACAAACAAGTGAGAAACTAATTCTAAAGACCTAACACCTAACCTACATGAAATAATAAAAGGATCTAAAATGATCTGCCTAATGTGATACTTCTCTCTAGTCGGGATCTTATCCTAGAGAGGTTTCCAAGAAAAGAACACCACTTTTGATGGAGCACAACAATTCCAAATGGAAGCTAACAAACGACCATCACTATTATTAGTGATAGATTTAGAAGCATGCCACTAAAGAAGATTGTCGTAGGTGGAGACAATAGTGTAGATATTTTTTACTTATGACAACCTGCACCAACGACGCCTCTCAAATGTGAAAGTAACACTCTGAATTGCCAGCATTAGGTCATCCACGATATATTTCTCATAATCAAAGATATTTCTTCTCCATATAAAATTCTAGACCATTACATCATCTTCCCAAACACCAATATCACCCATGTTACTTTTTTTTTGCACAGAGATCGGGAAAAGCCTTTCAAAAGTAACTCTAAGAGGGATAAGCCCCACCCAAGGATCATTCCAAAAAGAAGTGAGCATGTATGATCCCCTTTCTGCCGAAAATCGTCCCAAACCAATCTGAGGTCTAAGTAGATTTAGAGTCTTAAAGGGACACTACAAAAAAATCACGTATTAGCTGCAAATTTTTAGCGTTAGCGTCGACTCCGACGTTATTAGCAGTGCAATTACGTCTCACTAAACTGACGCTAACTGAGTAAActcctttgttttattttttaattacgtCATTAATTATAGCGTCGTCTTTGACCGACGCTAACATTGGTGCGAAATAATTTTACTTCACCGTCGAATCAACTGTGAAGGTGAAAAGGGCTTACGACGAATAGGCTCTTTGCAATTTCGTTTTCCtcctttttattaattattttaaatacttATTTAAATTTGGTATTAACGATGGTTTAGACTGACATTAACATTAGTGTGAAATTGTTTCATTTTTTCCACCAGTTTTGTTTGCCTCCTTTTACtttattgtattaaataataatttattttaatattagggACGGTTTTGGCCGACGCTAATATTGGTGTGAAATAATATCATTTTCACCCACCAATTTCGTTTGCCTccttgttatttaattttttaaaataattgacaTTTTCAAAATTACCTAATTGAGAAATTATTATGTTGATGTTAGTTACAAgattttaagaaatatttttttcaatataaaaaatcTCAATGAAATAACTTTAAAAAACTTTCtcgacttttatgattttattatttatgatgtaaGAAGGCAAAAATGTTTATTctcataaaatttatataatatttttaaagttataatttttttttggaaatttttttaaagttataattatcaattttagttaaaatataaaattatatattcagcactttttttaaaaaaataaaaaaatttaaatttccatATATTTCTTAAAATAAGCTCAATaactaaatttaaaatttgaatttgatacAATCATTAAAAAATCTTCATGCGTTCTAtcaccacaaaaaaaaaaaaatgaatctgtaatttaacttaatttacattaaaaaatcttcATGCACTCTATCACCACattattaaaaaattgttaaatTTACCTTAAAATTATCATCCCTAGAACTACAAATTGTTTAAGACCTAGATCCTTGCATTTGTTACCCATACGTGTTTTGCATGATGAATACCTATTTTAGCTTTATTTGACACTATACTTTTTTATAGTTGGTTTAGCAATGTAGTAACAGAAACAGAAAATTTTGATTTAGCAGTATTATTGTTTAACTTTATCATTCCAGAGTAACAGAGAATATTGCAAAAACTTTCATTCATTTCAATGCTCAAAACAGATTACAAAATAGAACAAATTCATACATATTAAAACAACTTTCATTCATTTcatcaaaaataattaattaacatcATGTGATACATTACAATGTGATTCATCAAAATTCTGATTCTAATCAATCTATGTAACTAATTGTTGGAGTCTCTCCGTCGGTAAAGTCTTCACAGTAGAAAAATCCCattgaataaaatcaaagtgagttCTTGGAGACATTAACGGCAATGGAAActctttcaaagataaaacagtTTCATTATCAGAGATAAAAGGATGTTTCAAAAGCATCTCAGCACTCCATCTTTTCATAGGATCTTTAACAAAACACTTTTTAAGAAAATCTTTGccttcttctgataattcatctGGAATCAACGGTAATTCTTCTCCAATCCCAATTCAAATCATCAACGACCACATATTTTCCTTGCTACTCATAATCCATGCTGGTTTACCGGTAATCATTTCCATCTATGAAACAGATAACGAGCTACATAATAGAATACAGGAAAATCCACGACACCAGACTGTGGTTCAAAAACTACAACAACTGCTCCATCAGTATAATCCTTTTGTAAttagtgtttacggtgatttccggtaaacaaccgctagtcttccaaactataataaatatgatttggttactcgcaggatcgactagattgatccttggacatagtcaaaaagattgttattcgaTCCATGTTTGTGATTTgtcttgaaaataagaattactcaATCGAAATAATAAAGGTTAGCAATCACTTAGTTATACGCGTAAATATAACTCCAGCGAAAagtaagtcaagataaaacataggacaaaaactgtaaaagtgcaagaatcttaaagtgcggaaatgttaaatacttcaaagataaataacatgaaaataaagaatgcaggaatgtaaatggaaagaagtaaacgaaatgcaataatatcgaaagatacttgaaaataaaggaaaatacacatgtattaaaatggtggtggtgtcatacgtacatttctcagcgaactctttctcttaacacttgatatttgagtaatatgtgagtgatttgtacaaaatgaacacactgaatcctaacattagaacccttatttatactagtttcgaccttaacggtcctacgctaatctaatgccacgtttctcatgagaatcctcggaaagccatctgtctctggacagttatgagaacttcttcgaatttcaaatcctcccgcctgaatcctcctccgacgcgtggcaatataacttaacattaaaataccacggaaatacactaagcatcagtacttaacatatttcgtaaaatttgtctaagtctcgaagatatacactcctactagcttcagcattcactatctccGTTACGACTTAAAAATtcttcatcctcgaaacatggccgtcaggagccattttatcttcaaagacggtcatcaggaaccatcctccttcgaatcttcacccttcgaaggatcatatttgtaaaacgaaatcttcagctaacaattaGGTTCAGACAACTGTCATTACTTCCAAATACCAGTGACTGTAGCCTCATACTCAAAAAGCGTCCAAGTAATCACCCTCAATATAATCTTCCATCTGCGGAACAAGTCGCTGCAATTATTGTTGGAGGTGATACTAAATCTATGGCATATGGAAGGGATATTAATGTCATTCGCCATGATGgcaatccaaagaaattacaagaaATAAAAGGATATTATGATCCCTTGCAGTATCCTATATTGTTTCCATTTGGGACACATGGTTGGGATGTTAACACGACAAATTATAATGGACGAAGAGTGTCATGTCGAGCGTATTACAGCTACATGCTACAGGtacatttaagttattttttgtacatattAGAATAGcataaatataatttgaaaaaCATATGGTTTACTATCAACATGATTTTTAATCCATTGTAGATTCGTCCAAATGATCATTCAATGTTGTTAAATACGGGTCGACTATTACAACAATATGTCGTAGACAATTATGTCAAAATTGAATCAGGGAGGTTAAGGTGGATTCGAGAACACCAGGAAAATATACGTGCTGAAGTGTACCAAGGTTTACAAGATGCTTTGCATGTTGGTGAAACTAATGCATGTACGCATTAGTTTAGAATTttatagattaataattatttgtttgtttaatCACAACCAATCATATATCCTAAATCTAACGCATTACATTAACCATCGTAGAAAATATTGGAAAAAGAACAATATTACCATCATCATTTATTGGAGGTCGTCGAGACATGACACAACATTACGAAGATGGCATGGCTATTGTTCTTAATAGCGGTAAACCAAATACTTTTTTGACCATGACGTGCAATCCTTCATGGTATGAGATAACATCAGAACTTCTACCTTTTCAAACACCACAAGATCGCCCAGATTTACTAACGAGAATATTTCGTTCTAAATTCGAGCAACTGAAGGATGATGTCATTAACAGAGGAGTCTTAGGAAAGGTTAAAAGTTACATGTATGTCACTGAATTTCAAAAACGAGGATTGCCGCATGTGCATATGTTGTTGGTCTTGGAAAGTAACGACAAGTTGCGTAACCCAAAAGATTACGATAGTGTGGTTAGAGCTGAAATACCTAAATTAGAATGTGAACCACAGTTGCATGAAGCAGTTGTAAAACATATGATCCACGGACCTTGCGGCGTACTCAATCGAAGATCACCATGTATGAAAGATGGCCAATGTAAAAAAAGGTATCCCAAAAAATTTTGCGATGAAACACGTCAAGGCACTGACTCATATCCAGAGTATAGGAGAAGGTTTGACGAACCTATATCTATAGGTAGAGATAGGTCTATCGATAATAGATGGGTGGTTCCATATAACCCTTGGTTAGTGTTAAAATATGACTGTCACATCAATGTAGAGGTTTGCAGTAGTATTAAAAGTATCAAGTATCTATACAAATATGTGTACAAGGGTCTTGATCGTGTGTCTATGGAGGTTCACAAAGGATCATACATGGATGAAGTCCAGCAATATGTTGATGCGAGATGGATTTGTGCTCCCGAGGCAATATGGAGAATTTTTCGATTCACTCTTTACCGATTATATCCTTCTGTTGAAAGACTATAGATCCACTTGCCAGACCGTCATCAAGTGCGCTTTTATGAACATCAAAGAATTACAGATGTCTTAAATAATGAACGCAACTCCAAAACAATGCTCACACAATTCTTTAAGCTAAATCAAAGAGATCCGGAGGCAAGGAATTATCTGTATAGAGAGATACCAGAGCACTACTGTTGGAACAATAGGAGCAAGGAGTGGCATCGCAGGCGATCAACGAGAAAAGTTATTGGAAGAATCTATACAGTATCACCTTCGGAGGGGGATAAGTTCTACGTGCGATTATTGTTATCTCATGTCAGAGGTCCAACCAGTTGGTAATATCTTCTTACAAATAATGACATTCCATTTAATACATTTAAAAAGTCAGCAGAGGACCGAGGATTTTTGGAGACTGATCATAGTATTCGTGATTGTTTGGTTGAGGCTGCGGGTCTCCAAATGCCATATGCTTTAAGGAGGTTGTTTGTGACGATTCTAATATTTTGTGAACCTACTGATGTTAGAAGTCTTTGGAATGAGTTTTTTACACATATGACAGAGGATTATCAAGCAATGAACAATGGTGTGGAATTAGTCTTGACTAATATGTTGTTGAAGGATTTGAATGAACTCTTAGGCCAACATGGAAAAAAATGAAGATTATGATCTTCCATCATTATCCCCTGATGCAATAGAGGAGAATTTAAACCCAAGTGTCACACAAGAGGAGTTAGCGGTTGATATCCCGAATGAAGATATTGAATATGTTGCTAAGTTAAATAATGACCAGATGATTGCGTTCACAACCATCATGAATGTCATTGATCAAAAATACAGTGGGGTATTTTTTGTTGATGGCCCAGGAGGAACAGGTAAATCATTCCTTTATCGAACATTAATGGCAACTTTACGAAATAGAGGAGAAATTGTCTTGGCAACTGCATCATCTGGCATAGCTGCAACACTACTGTTACCCGGTGGTAGGACTGCACACTCTCGATTTAAGATACCTATCGAGATACAACCGGGTTCCATCTGTGGTATTCAAAAGCAAAAAGATCTTGCAAACCTCATTAGAGTGGCAGCTGCAATAATTTGGGATGAAGCCCCAATGATAAACAAAAATTGTTTAGAAGCCTTAGATCGATCATTGCAAGATATTTGTAGCAACAATGCTCCATTTGGTGGAAAAGTTATGATCATGGGGGGAGATTTTCGTCAAGTTCTTCCTGTTGTAAAGAATGGTACTAAGGCGCAAATGATTTCAGCGTGTGTTGTTCAGTCTCATTTATGGGCTCATACCAAGATTTTGCGGTTGCGTCAAAATATGCGGTCACTCCATGACCATGAGTTTGCAAAATTTCTTATTCGCATTGGTGATGGTGTTCAACCTACCAAACCAGATGACATGGTGAGGTTACCTTCACAAATTGCAATCCCGTGGGAGGGTGAACATTCTATACAAGTACTTATCCAACATATTTTTCCTGAATTAGAATTGCATGGATGGGATGCCCCTTATATGGTACAGAGAGCTATTTTGACCCCAACAAATGACGAGGTTCAAAAATTGAATGATATAATCATCGATCAGTTTCCAGGAGAAGAACATGAGTTGTTGTCATTTGACGAGGTTGAAGGGGATACTCATAATTTATACCAGCAAGAATTTTTAAACTCAATTGCACAGGGTAGTTTGCCACCACATATTCTAAAGGTAAAAAAAGGTGCACCATTGATGTTGTTGCGAAATCTAGATCCTAGATATGGACTGTGTAATGGGACGCTCTTATTATGTCGTGGTTTATTTATGAATATGTTGGATGTGGAAATCTTGATAGGAAGCAACGCGGGAAAACGAGCTTTCTTgccaagaattaaaataaaaacgtcTGCAAGTGATGGGTTGCCTTTTGTACTAAGTAGAAAGCAGTTTCCTGTACAACTAAGTTTTGCAATTACAATAAATAAAGCACAAGGACAAACCATTCCAAATGTTGGAATATATCTTCCACGACATGGTTTTCAATCATGGACAGTTATATGTGGCTTTATCCAGATGTCGCACAGACTACGACAAGAGTTTTGATTAGGGAGGGAAAATTACAGGGGGGAGATCAAATTCTTTTATCGCACCCGCAGGTATTCACTAACTATAATATAAAAATTCATTACACATTAATTCGTATATTTGTTACAGTAAATACGAAtgaatattttgtattttttgctAATGACTAACTCTAACATTATTGATTGTTTTCCTATACAGGAAAGCTAAAATACAGTGAAGTCTTCCAATTATGTAAGGAGTTAAGACAGAAGAATGTTAAAcctcactacaacacaaaagtgtGTTATACTGAATCATTTTTCTAATGTCATTGTATTATGTCAATTGGGTCATTGTTCCTCTCACAATATTGTGCAATAAATTTTAGATGGGACACTTTGAAGATAAATGGAACACATGGAAGGACGAATAAACTATTTCTTCCATCGACAAACCCGACAATAAGGTGTATTTACATGTTTATGCAAAGTAAATGTGAAAAAACTATCTGTTGCATTTTTCATCACCATTTCACTAAtacttttatcatccttattaaaACATGTAAAACGTCTGCAGATTTACTCTCTCGGTTGGAGCTCCACCGTGATAACAGATAAAACACAACTTTGGAAAATGGTGAAAAGAGAAATATTATCTCAAAGGATAGAGAGgtatttatattattcatgtaAAACTTTTTAGCCCTAACATATTTTTGGAGGCATTGatttaatgtttatttatttgttcatCTATGGAtataaaactatatatattatttaagttaattGTTTAACTTTATTAGCAGGAATCCATGTAATTCAAGCATAGAAAAGAGTTGTTGTTCTACCAAATCTATACTAAAACAATCTATCTCTATTCTTCAGGTAttacattatttatattttatactaaACCAAATTATACTTTACGAGTAACATGTTTTAAATGTATTTGTTTGTTGATCATATATTTCGTGATGTATTTgtagttttttaaaattcaagACTTCATTGATAAAGGGGTGTATGAAGAATTGATTAGACTATTTTCAaggtataaaaaatattatattacacTAATTACTATTAATACTACACTATCTTTTTCTCTAAAAGATTATAATATGAAAGTCTTACATTTTTACTCATTAGTGTGGAAATCAATTGCTGGGAAAAAGACAATTCTTCCCACAAAGATTTTATGTTCGGCCTTCCTCAAAAAGAGCGTCATTGATTACACACGATAAATTGTGCAATGTATGCACCGGTCTTTGAATACAATTTAATGCATGTGTTTGTTTCCCATTTTCAAAGTGTAATAATATTATTAGCATGTTTAGAGATCATACTTTCAATGGTATCTTAAATTTGTTTACTTCTACTAATATTGTCTATATATGAATTATTTTTAGCAGGGCGTATAAATCAAACTTTAGAAGAGACATATGTGTTACTGAATTAGTATCCTAGGGTCATGTAGGAAGAAGATAGGACTCATAACACAATTTTAAGCGAAGTGTCTAActactatttttttttcaaatgtgtCGTACAATATAAATACCTCCTTAAAAGATGTACAAACATTTATTTTTCTCGGCTGTGCACATTAAAAAAGCGGGCAGACGGGCACGGGAGTGCCCGTCTGAACGctagataaataattgaaaataaataattaaaatttgaatagTTTATGTAGATTAAAAaagtataatataaatataaataattcatGTGGatggattaaaaaaataaaatataaatataaataattcatgtcgatttaaaaaaaattaaaaataccaCGTGGATTACCATGTTGGCAGTCAGGGGAATCTTTGCTGCATGTTTTTGAATTGTTAAATAATGCAATTATTTGACTTCCATGTAATCCGATCTAACCAAACTATAAAAACTGGTAATCCGACAAACCGTAATCCGATCAAATCGATTTTTTTGGTCGGAATTGGATTTTGGTATGGCATTCGAGGTTTGGAGAGGATTGAGCTTTTAGGCCCGAATCCAAACCTACCCGACCACCTGTCCACCCCtaattaactatatatatatatatatatatatatatatatatatatatatataatatttttttcatcagtatatatataaaatttttcaaaacttgtttgtCATAAAAACATaagtcattattattattattattattattattattattattattattattattattattattattattattattattattattattattattattattattattattattatccaagTAAAGTGCTATATCTAATTCAATAAAATCCACTTATTTTGATTAAAACTACATCTTCAATTAACAGACCCTTAGAAAAATAAGGATGGTTGTTTTAAGTTTAAAATTGACATTTTCGAAATTACCTGATTGAGAAATTACTACGTTGATGTTTGTTACAAGATTTtaagaaatatatttttcattgtaAAAAACATCAATAATGAAATAACTTTAAAAAactttcgtgacttttatgattttattatgaTGTAAGAAGGCAAAAATGTTTATTTTCATAACTacatttaaattttgaatttgataCAATCATTAAAAAATCTTCATACTCTATCACTACAAAAAAACATATGAATATGATTATGTAACTTAACTTactttacatcattataacattAAAAAGAACATTATTAAAAATTTGTTAAATTTACCTTAAATAAGTTAAAAATTATCATCCCAAGAATTACAATTGTTTAAGACCTTGATCCTTGCATTTGTTACCCATTCGTGTTTGGCATGATCAATACTGATTTAGCTTTATTTGACACTATACTTTTATATTGATGGCGCAATGCAGTAACAGAAACAGAAAGTTTTGATTTAGCAGTATCATAGTTTAACTTTATCAATGCAAAAACTTTCATTCATTTCAATACTAAAAACAGATTACAAAATAGAACAAATTCAAACATATTAAAACAACTTTCATTCATTTCatcaaaaagaattaattaacATCATGTGATATATACATTACAATGTGATTCATCAAAATTCTAATTTCACGGGAGAAAACACCAGTCTGATTCTAATCAATCTATGTAACTAATTGTTGGAGTCTCTTCGTCGGTAAAGTCTTCACAGTAGAAAAAGCCCattgaataaaatcaaagtgagttCTGGGAGACATTAATGGCAATGAAAActctttcaaagataaaacagtTTCATCATAAGAAATAAAAGGATGTTTCAAAAGCATCTCAGCACTCCATCTTTTCATAGGGTCATTGTTCCTCTCACTATTATTGTGCAATAAATTTTAGATGGGACACTTTGAAGATAAATGGAACACATGGAAGGACGAATAAACTATTTCTTCCATCGACAAACCCGACAATAAGGTGTATTTACATGTTTATGCAAAGTAAATGTGAAAAAACTATTTGTTGCATTTTTCATCACCATTTCACTAATACTTCTATCATCCTTATTAAAACAGGTAAAACGTCTGCAGATTTACTCTCTCGGTTGGAGCTCCACCGTGATAACAGATAAAACACAACTTTGGAAAATGGTGAAAAGAGAAATATTATCTCAAAGGATAGAGAGgtatttatattattcatgtaAAACTTTTTAGCCCTAACATATTTTTGGAGGCATTGatttaatgtttatttatttgttcatctctggatataaaactatatatattatttaagttaattGTTTAACTTTATTAGCAGGAATCCATGTAATTCAAGCATAGAAAAGAGTTGTTGTTCTACCAAATCTATACTAAAACAATCTATCTCTATTCTTCAGGTAttacattatttatattttatactaaACCAAATTATACTTTACGAGTAACATGTTTTAAATGTATTTGTTTGTTGATCATATATTTCGTGATGTATTTgtagttttttaaaattcaagACTTCATTGATAAAGGGGTGTATGAAGAATTGATTAGACTATTTTCAaggtataaaaaatattatattacacTAATTACTATTAATACTACACTATCTTTTTCTCTAAAAGATTATAATATGAAAGTCTTACATTTTTACTCATTAGTGTGGAAATCAATTGCTGGGAAAAAGACAATTCTTCCCACAAAGATTTTATGTTCGGCCTTCCTCAAAAAGAGCGTCATTGATTACACACGATAAATTGTGCAATGTATGCACCGGTCTTTGAATACAATTTAATGCATGTGTTTGTTTCCCATTTTCAAAGTGTAATAATATTATTAGCATGTTTAGAGATCATACTTTCAATGGTATCTTAAATTTGTTTACTTCTACTAATATTGTCTATATATGAATTATTTTTAGCAGGGCGTATAAATCAAACTTTAGAAGAGACATATGTGTTACTGAATTAGTATCCTAGGGTCATGTAGGAAGAAGATAGGACTCATAACACAATTTTAAGCGAAGTGTCTAActactatttttttttcaaatgtgtCGTACAATATAAATACCTCCTTAAAAGATGTACAAACATTTATTTTTCTCGGCTGTGCACATTAAAAAAGCGGGCAGACGGGCACGGGAGTGCCCGTCTGAACGctagataaataattgaaaataaataattaaaatttgaatagTTTATGTAGATTAAAAaagtataatataaatataaataattcatGTGGatggattaaaaaaataaaatataaatataaataattcatgtcgatttaaaaaaaattaaaaataccaCGTGGATTACCATGCAGGCAGTCAGGGGAATCTTTGCTGCATGTTTTTGAATTGTTAAATAATGCAATTATTTGACTTCCATATAATCCGATCTAACCAAACTATAAAAACTGGTAATCCGACAAACCGTAATCCGATCAAATCGATTTCTTTGGTCGGAATTGGATTTTGGTATGGCATTCGAGGTTTGGAGAGGATTGAGCTTTTAGGCCCGAATCCAAACCTACCCGACCACCTGTCCACCCCtaattaactatatatatatatatatatatatatatatatatatatatatatatatatatatatatatataatattttttttcatcagtatatatataaaatttttcaaaacttgtttgtCATAAAAACATaagtcattattattattattattattattattattattattattattattattattattattat is part of the Vicia villosa cultivar HV-30 ecotype Madison, WI linkage group LG2, Vvil1.0, whole genome shotgun sequence genome and encodes:
- the LOC131650094 gene encoding uncharacterized protein LOC131650094, with the protein product MTQHYEDGMAIVLNSGKPNTFLTMTCNPSWYEITSELLPFQTPQDRPDLLTRIFRSKFEQLKDDVINRGVLGKVKSYMYVTEFQKRGLPHVHMLLVLESNDKLRNPKDYDSVVRAEIPKLECEPQLHEAVVKHMIHGPCGVLNRRSPCMKDGQCKKRYPKKFCDETRQGTDSYPEYRRRFDEPISIGRDRSIDNRWVVPYNPWLVLKYDCHINVEVCSSIKSIKYLYKYVYKGLDRVSMEVHKGSYMDEVQQYVDARWICAPEAIWRIFRFTLYRLYPSVERL